One genomic window of Comamonas serinivorans includes the following:
- the rraA gene encoding ribonuclease E activity regulator RraA, with translation MSQPRFSTCDLCDTHEGDVSGAFRVLAPGYHSYGGVRHFFGPAVVLRALEDNSKVRDLLATPGGGRVLVVDGGGSMRRALVGGNLAVNGAKNGWAGIVVHGCVRDVAELRAADIGIRALGTHPMRTAKLGTGEVDVPVQIGGVFVRPGDWVYADDDGIVISDRALHA, from the coding sequence ATGAGTCAACCCCGCTTTTCCACCTGCGACCTGTGCGACACCCACGAAGGCGACGTCAGCGGCGCCTTCCGCGTGCTGGCGCCCGGCTACCACAGCTACGGCGGCGTGCGCCACTTCTTTGGTCCGGCCGTGGTCCTGCGCGCGCTGGAGGACAACTCCAAGGTGCGAGATCTGCTGGCCACGCCGGGTGGCGGGCGCGTGCTGGTGGTCGATGGCGGCGGCTCGATGCGCCGCGCGCTGGTGGGCGGCAACCTGGCCGTGAACGGCGCCAAGAACGGCTGGGCCGGCATCGTGGTGCACGGCTGCGTGCGCGACGTGGCGGAGCTGCGCGCGGCCGACATCGGCATCCGCGCGCTGGGCACCCACCCCATGCGCACGGCCAAGCTCGGCACCGGCGAGGTGGACGTGCCGGTCCAGATCGGCGGCGTGTTCGTGCGCCCCGGCGACTGGGTCTATGCCGATGACGATGGCATCGTCATCAGCGACCGCGCTCTGCACGCGTGA